The window CAGTCACCATGTCACATGTGTCATAACCTGTCACAGTCACCATGCGCTCTTCCTGGTGACCAACACAACACACGTGACTAAACATTTCAACATTTGTTactttaaatacaaaccccgtttccatatgagttgggaaattgtgttagatgtaaatataaacggaatacaatgatttgcaaatccttttcaagccatattcagttgaatatgctacaaagacaacatatttgatgttcaaactcataaactttattttttttttgcaaataataattaactcagaatttcatggctgcaacacgtgacaaagtagttgggaaagggcatgttcaccactgtgttacatcaccttttcttttaacaacactcaataaacgattgggaactgaggaaactaattgttgaagctttgaaagtggaattctttcccattcttgttttatgtagagcttcagtcgttcaacagtccggggtctccgctgtcgtattttacgcttcataatgcgccacacattttcgatgacagacaggtctggactgcaggcgggccaggaaagtacccgcactctttttttacgaagccacgctgttgtaacacgtgctgaatgtggcttggcattgtcttgctgaaataagcaggggcgtccatgaaaaagacggcgcttagatggcagcatatgttgttccaaaacctgtatgcacctttcagcattaatggtgccttcacagatgtgtaagttacccataccttgggcactaatgcacccccataccatcacacatgctgccttttacactttgcgcctataacagtctggatggtttgcttcccatttggtccggatgacacgatgtcaaatatttccaaaagcaatttgaaatgtggactcgtcagaccacagaacacttttccactttgcatgagtccatcttagatgatctcgggcccagagaagccggcggcgtttcttgggtgttgttgataaatggctttggctttgcatagtagagctttaacttgcacttacagatgtagcgaccaactgtatttactgacagtgggtttctgaagtgttcctgagcccatgtggtgatatcctttagagattgatgtgggtttttgatacagtgccgtctgagggatggaaggtcacggtcattcaatgttggtttccggccatgccgcttacgtggagtgatttctccacattctctgaaccttttgatgatattatggagcgtagatgttgaaatccctacatttcttgcaattgcactttgagaaacattgttcttaaactgtttgactatttgctcacacagttgtggacaaaggggtgtacatcGCGCCATCTTTtcctgtgaaagactgagcattttttgggaagctgtttttatacccaatcatggcacccacctgttcccaattagcctgcacacctgtgggatgttccaaacaagtgtttgatgagcattcctcaactttatcagtatttattgccacctttcacaacttctttgtcacgtgttgctgacatcaaattctaaagttaatgattatttgcacaaaaaaaaagtttgaacctcaaatatgttgtctttgtagcatattcaactgaatatggcttgaaaaggatttgcaaatcattgtattccatttatatttacatctaacacaatttcccaactcatatggaaacggggtttgtatatatacacatttatatatgtgtgtatatgtatgtatgtgtgtatatgtacagtatgtatgtgtgtatatgtacagtatgtatgtgtgtatatgtatgtactactGTTAAACACACCTATGTCCTTTTGACAAGACGGTGATGATCAcatgacctgtgtgtgtgtgtgtgtgtgtgtgtgtgtgtgtgtgtgtgtgcgtgttgtgtTAACAAGACGGTGATGATcacatgacgtgtgtgtgtgtgtgtgtgtgtgcgtgttgtgtTAACAAGACGGTGATGATcacatgacgtgtgtgtgtgtgtgttgccaggtGTGCGTGTTGTGTTGACAAGACAGTGATGATCACATGACCTGCGTGTGTGTTGCCAGGTGTGTTGTGTTGACAAGACGATGATGTTcacatgacgtgtgtgtgtgtgttgccaggtgtgtgtgttgtgttgacaaGACGGTGATGTTcacatgacgtgtgtgtgtgtgttgccaggtGTGCGTGTTGTGTTGACAAGACGGTGATGATCACATGACCTGCGTGTGTGTTGCCAGGTGTGTTGTGTTGACAAGACGATGATGATCacatcacctgtgtgtgtgtgtgttgccaggtgtgtgtgttgtgttgacaaGACGGTGATGTTcacatgacgtgtgtgtgtgtgttgccaggtGTGCGTGTTGTGTTGACAAGACGGTGATGATCAcatgacctgtgtgtgtgttgccaggtgtgtgtgttgtgttgacaaGACGGTGATGTTcacatgacgtgtgtgtgtgtgttgccaggtGTGCGTGTTGTGTTGACAAGACGGTGATGATCACATGACCTGTATGTGTGTTGCcaggtgtgtgtgttgtgttgacaaGACAGTGATGATCACATGACCTGCGTGTGTGTTGCCAGGTGTGTTGTGTTGACAAGACGATGATGATCacatcacctgtgtgtgtgtgtgttgccaggtgtgtgtgttgtgttgacaaGACGGTGATGTTcacatgacgtgtgtgtgtgtgtgttgccaggtGTGCGTGTTGTGTTGACAAGACGGTGATGATCAcatgacctgtgtgtgtgttgccaggtgtgtgtgttgtgttgacaaGACGGTGATGTTcacatgacgtgtgtgtgtgtgttgccaggtGTGCGTGTTGTGTTGACAAGACGGTGATGATCACATGACCTGCGTGTGTGTTGCCAGGTGTGTTGTGTTGACAAGACGATGATGATCacatcacctgtgtgtgtgtgtgttgtgttgacaaGACGGTGATGTTCacatgacatgtgtgtgtgtgttgccaggtGTGCGTGTTGTGTTGACAAGACGGTGATGATCAcatgacctgtgtgtgtgttgccaggtGTGCGTGTTGTGTTGACAAGACGGTGATGATCAcatgacctgtgtgtgtgttgccaggtGTGCGTGTTGTGTTGACAAGACGGTGATGATCACAtgacctgcgtgtgtgtgtgttgccaggtGTGCGTGTTGTGTTGACAAGACGGTGATGATCAcatgacctgtgtgtgtgtgtgtgttgccaggtGTGTGTGTTGTACTTCGCTAAGAGCGGCGAGCTCAGCGGACTGAAGGAGGAGGTGCTTCAAGTGTCCACGCCCATCAGCGGCCTTGACCTTTGGACCCTGTTGCTACGGCAACACCCCAGGTACTGTGCCCTTTGTACGGCCCCCAAGGAAGTGTGCGCTGTTGACGTGTGTGGCGTGGCGTGCAGACTGAGCGCGCTCCAAGGTCACGTGGTGCTGGCACTGAGACAAGAGTACGTGGCCATCGACCAGCAGCTGCTGACGCTGCGAGACGGAGACGAGCTGGCCGTGGTGCCGCCGCTCAGCGGAGGATAGTTGTGTGACAACCCTTTCTTCAAAGATGGCGGCGTCAGAGGAGGGGCGGGACATCTTCAAGCTGAGTTGTGATTGGCTGTCTGTACAGGAAGTTGTGGCCGCTGTCAGCAGTACTTCCTGTGGCGCCATTTCCCTTTTTATTGGTGATTTTCCCAGCTTTGCTAGCACACACACAGGTCATCCACCCACACTCACCTGTGCCCCCGCAGGTACGACACGCGCCGACGTGCTGGAGGGCAGGAAGGTGAGGGGTCTGCAGTACGAGGCGTACGAGGCCATGGTCCAATCAGAGCTCAGCAGGCTGTGTGGTGACATCAGAGCACGCTGGCCCCGCCTCACACACATCTGTGTGCACCACCGCCTGGGGTCACAtcatcatgctaacatgctagtcaGGGCACTTGCTCCTGGGCCTCACCTGCCGTGCTCTCCCCTCAGGTGGGTGCAAGTGGGCGAGGCCAGTGTCGTCATGGCCATCTCGTCTCCTCACCGCCAAGAGGGTCAGCGGGCCATCCAGTACTTGATGGACGGGCTAAAGGCCAGCGTGCCCGTCTGGAAGAAGGTGAGCACTTCCTGCGCCGCTTCCTGGGCCCGCCCTGACACAATGTCCTCCACAGGAAGTGTACGAGGCCCACGACGCCGCCTGGAAGGAGAACGCCGAGTGCAAGTGGTCCCGTTGCCATGGAGACACCACACAACAACATTAGTCAATAAAGATCATGTTTATCCTTTGCAGctaactttgtgtgtgtgtgtgtgtgtgtgtgtgtgtgtgtgtgtgtgtgtgtgtgtgtgtgtgtgtgtggtcaggtGACCGCTGCTGTTCACCAACATTAACATGCTGGCAGCGCTCATGCAGCCTCACACCATTATTTTCTGCACAAtcctggcagcactcatgcagc of the Nerophis lumbriciformis linkage group LG32, RoL_Nlum_v2.1, whole genome shotgun sequence genome contains:
- the mocs2 gene encoding molybdopterin synthase sulfur carrier subunit produces the protein MTARVCVLYFAKSGELSGLKEEVLQVSTPISGLDLWTLLLRQHPRLSALQGHVVLALRQEYVAIDQQLLTLRDGDELAVVPPLSGG
- the LOC133620031 gene encoding molybdopterin synthase catalytic subunit isoform X1, whose translation is MAASEEGRDIFKLSCDWLSVQEVVAAVSSTSCGAISLFIGTTRADVLEGRKVRGLQYEAYEAMVQSELSRLCGDIRARWPRLTHICVHHRLGSHHHANMLVRALAPGPHLPCSPLRWVQVGEASVVMAISSPHRQEGQRAIQYLMDGLKASVPVWKKEVYEAHDAAWKENAECKWSRCHGDTTQQH
- the LOC133620031 gene encoding molybdopterin synthase catalytic subunit isoform X2; protein product: MAASEEGRDIFKLSCDWLSVQEVVAAVSSTSCGAISLFIGTTRADVLEGRKVRGLQYEAYEAMVQSELSRLCGDIRARWPRLTHICVHHRLGWVQVGEASVVMAISSPHRQEGQRAIQYLMDGLKASVPVWKKEVYEAHDAAWKENAECKWSRCHGDTTQQH